A part of Gemmatimonas groenlandica genomic DNA contains:
- a CDS encoding IS256 family transposase, with product MARRKRAAAEPLPAGLTPEILDQLVAGVQTSADFQLVWRQLQKAMAERVLKAELTHHLGYPEGGERGPDGNARNGFTPKSLLTESGSIALDIPRDRDGSFAPQFVPKGARRLPGFDETVLMLYARGLSTRELQAFLEERYQIPVSPDLISTITSEVLAEVETWQQRPLESTYVAVAFDALRVKIRDEGVVQNKAVYLALGVQLDGTKEVLGFWIAQTEGAAFWHRVFRELQGRGVADILIALIDGLTGLPDALQTVFPHTVIHQCIVHLVRQSLHYVSWTERKLVAAALRTIYHAPTEAAGRLALQRFAESPLGQRHAAIVAIWERHWERIAPALAYPLEIRRVLYTTNAIESLNMQIRKVIKTRGHFPSDEAAGKLLYLALRNIGKKWKAKPDKYWRAAFPHLKLLFGDRLVATS from the coding sequence ATGGCTCGACGGAAACGGGCGGCGGCGGAGCCGCTGCCCGCAGGGCTGACGCCCGAGATTCTCGACCAGTTGGTGGCGGGGGTGCAGACCTCCGCCGACTTCCAGCTGGTCTGGCGGCAGTTGCAGAAGGCGATGGCGGAGCGGGTGCTCAAGGCTGAGCTCACGCATCACTTGGGCTATCCCGAGGGCGGGGAGCGCGGGCCGGATGGCAATGCCCGCAATGGCTTTACCCCGAAGTCGTTGCTGACCGAGAGCGGGTCGATTGCGCTCGACATCCCGCGGGACCGCGACGGCAGTTTTGCGCCCCAGTTTGTGCCCAAGGGCGCCCGCCGCTTGCCGGGCTTCGACGAGACGGTGCTGATGCTGTACGCGCGCGGCTTGAGCACGCGCGAGCTCCAGGCGTTTCTCGAGGAGCGCTATCAGATCCCGGTCTCGCCCGACTTGATCAGCACGATCACGAGCGAGGTGCTGGCCGAAGTCGAGACGTGGCAGCAGCGGCCGCTCGAGTCGACGTACGTGGCCGTCGCCTTCGATGCGCTGCGCGTGAAGATCCGCGACGAAGGCGTCGTGCAAAACAAGGCGGTGTATCTCGCGCTCGGCGTGCAGCTGGATGGCACGAAGGAAGTGCTCGGCTTTTGGATCGCGCAAACCGAGGGCGCCGCCTTCTGGCACCGCGTGTTTCGCGAGCTGCAGGGCCGTGGCGTGGCCGATATCCTGATCGCGCTGATCGATGGCCTGACGGGGCTCCCAGACGCGCTGCAGACGGTGTTTCCGCACACGGTGATTCATCAGTGCATCGTGCATCTCGTGCGTCAAAGCCTCCACTACGTGTCGTGGACCGAGCGGAAGCTCGTCGCGGCGGCGCTGCGGACGATCTACCACGCGCCCACCGAGGCGGCTGGGCGTCTCGCCTTGCAGCGCTTTGCGGAGAGTCCGCTTGGGCAGCGCCACGCAGCGATCGTCGCCATCTGGGAGCGGCACTGGGAGCGCATCGCGCCGGCCCTCGCCTACCCACTGGAAATCCGCCGCGTGCTCTACACCACGAATGCGATCGAGAGCCTGAACATGCAGATTCGCAAAGTGATCAAGACCCGCGGCCACTTCCCGAGTGATGAAGCGGCCGGCAAGCTGCTCTATCTCGCGCTGCGCAACATCGGCAAGAAGTGGAAGGCCAAGCCCGACAAGTACTGGCGCGCGGCCTTCCCACATCTCAAGCTCCTCTTCGGCGACCGACTCGTGGCGACGTCGTGA
- a CDS encoding PAS domain S-box protein, with protein MSPTLPPPSSLSALSLTESLDAIDRAESTAARVNVTAELLQGMGFDRVVISLRDASLNPISVMRAGLPETASLTGLALKPLPGAVWRRRLSHLERFRVGDLHLLDGSDPWVSREFFGAEAHPAGDGHTWLPTDLIVALLRGSDGELLGIVKLAGPRDGRRPSEVRRRDISAITRHLAARVAYDALRALAEQRHERLLRLQEAGASLTRSLDEHEIMRELTRQVQLAVRTDGVAVLIPDLDADILTTGLRIVRGVERARGPVRLGEGIVAEVARTGRPVRVGDRDADRARERAGLIPPLSMYDVVGESGAATSVLAVPVRVGIRLLGVLAVHSTHADVYTAEDEEVLATMASQAATAIANARRYAESERERRTTEALADVARAVGESLRLGEVLRLILRHTVSLLGVEGACVALRTGEYLHIVASIGSADVLSGVHLPLTGSVIGRSVVSNELIVQNEGSTETALHRMVQHLAPIQRMVIAPLITGRGTIGSIAVMNRERPFDQEDGKVLQRLADQVAVAIVNARLFEEVEKATREWKVAFDSTASGIVVLEESLTVSRCNSRAAELCGTTIPALLGRRFRDALVGSSDTLDANAVDRFISNALAEGVPTRELVRDDATGRLFSLLAAPHPDGGCVITFDDVTDSHRLAERHRKVLETVSDAIVITDLDGRITFANPASHMLFRRPNLESEAVSNLTPPEWIESVQQFEQLARNGEGQQYECEVLRADGERRWVRVSSAPLFELGQVTGTVACLHDITDRRAESRARERSESLNMRLVEAATDAICTCDVNGLFTSVNAGFLNEAGVQREEVIGQHFAAMVHPADRPTALAMVAETLAGQRRRLQMRFMSVNGPRLGLITTAPIHENGEVVGALGIIRDVTNDEIARETNAQQARMAAVGQSLSRVANELNNPLASLLAVAELQATSATMLPRDRRAIEQICEEARRASRIVSQLLDTTGEAPQTAGERKLVDVNALIRRAIDLHGYGLREHGIVVEFSAAQDLPEILGDTIQLQQVVSNLLVNAEEALSGHDGERRIRVLTRAGAKGVEVQVSDTGPGITSHHLSRIFEPMFTTRSEKGNRGLGLTISHAIVRDHGGSLEAQSRAGEGAAFTLSFPVVAAVASPATTDGSTTAALEPSATRSLLLIEDEVTLRSAISRFLRNTGYMVDVAEGGAEALDLLADRSYDLILLDLRMKGLTGEQVYELIESRDIEQARRVVFMTGDLHSATASRFIRMTGRPVLAKPFTLLELETRVAQLIQESR; from the coding sequence ATGTCACCAACCCTGCCTCCCCCCTCCAGTCTGTCGGCGCTGTCGCTGACGGAGTCGCTCGACGCGATCGATCGCGCCGAGTCGACGGCCGCGCGTGTGAACGTCACGGCGGAGCTGCTGCAAGGCATGGGGTTCGACCGGGTGGTGATCTCGTTGCGCGATGCGTCGCTCAATCCGATCTCGGTCATGCGGGCTGGACTGCCGGAAACGGCATCGCTGACCGGACTCGCCCTCAAGCCCCTGCCGGGCGCTGTGTGGCGTCGTCGCCTGTCGCACCTGGAGCGATTTCGCGTTGGTGATCTCCACCTGCTGGACGGCAGCGATCCGTGGGTATCCCGCGAATTCTTCGGCGCCGAGGCGCATCCGGCAGGAGACGGCCACACCTGGTTGCCCACCGATCTGATTGTCGCGCTGCTGCGCGGCTCCGATGGTGAGCTGCTCGGCATTGTGAAGCTGGCGGGACCACGCGATGGCCGTCGCCCCAGCGAAGTCCGCCGACGTGACATCAGTGCGATTACGCGTCATCTGGCCGCCCGCGTCGCCTACGACGCGCTGCGTGCTCTCGCCGAACAGCGGCACGAGCGATTGCTCCGACTGCAGGAAGCGGGCGCCTCGCTCACACGCTCTCTCGACGAGCACGAGATCATGCGCGAACTCACGCGTCAGGTGCAGCTCGCTGTGCGCACCGATGGCGTGGCCGTGCTGATCCCCGATCTCGACGCCGACATCCTGACGACTGGCCTGCGCATCGTGCGCGGTGTCGAACGTGCCCGCGGCCCGGTGCGTCTGGGCGAAGGGATCGTGGCGGAAGTGGCGCGCACGGGACGTCCGGTGCGCGTGGGTGATCGCGACGCCGACCGGGCCCGTGAGCGCGCCGGCCTGATCCCGCCGCTGTCGATGTACGACGTGGTCGGGGAATCGGGTGCGGCCACGTCGGTGCTCGCGGTGCCGGTGCGCGTGGGCATTCGCTTGCTCGGCGTTCTGGCCGTGCACTCCACGCATGCCGACGTCTACACCGCGGAAGACGAGGAAGTGCTGGCCACGATGGCCTCGCAGGCGGCTACGGCGATCGCCAACGCGCGTCGCTATGCCGAGAGCGAACGCGAACGTCGCACCACCGAGGCGCTCGCCGATGTGGCGCGCGCCGTCGGCGAGTCGCTGCGGCTGGGCGAGGTCCTGCGGCTGATCCTCCGTCATACCGTCTCGTTGCTCGGCGTCGAAGGCGCCTGCGTCGCGCTACGGACCGGCGAGTATCTGCACATCGTCGCATCGATCGGTAGTGCCGATGTGCTCAGCGGCGTACATCTGCCGCTCACGGGCAGTGTGATCGGACGCTCGGTAGTGTCGAACGAGCTGATCGTCCAGAACGAAGGGAGCACCGAAACCGCGCTTCATCGAATGGTGCAGCACCTCGCGCCCATTCAGCGCATGGTGATTGCCCCGCTCATCACCGGCCGTGGCACGATCGGGTCGATCGCGGTCATGAATCGCGAGCGCCCGTTCGATCAGGAAGACGGCAAGGTACTGCAGCGTCTCGCCGATCAGGTGGCGGTTGCCATCGTGAATGCGCGCCTGTTCGAGGAAGTCGAGAAGGCGACGCGCGAGTGGAAGGTGGCGTTCGACAGCACGGCGAGTGGTATTGTGGTGCTCGAGGAATCGCTCACGGTGAGCCGCTGCAACTCACGGGCGGCGGAGCTGTGCGGCACGACGATTCCGGCACTACTGGGCCGCCGCTTCCGCGATGCGCTGGTGGGCAGCAGCGACACGCTCGATGCGAACGCAGTCGATCGGTTCATCTCCAATGCCCTCGCGGAAGGCGTGCCCACACGCGAACTCGTGCGCGATGACGCCACCGGACGCCTGTTCTCGCTGCTCGCGGCGCCGCACCCTGATGGTGGCTGTGTCATCACGTTCGATGACGTGACGGATTCACACCGGCTGGCCGAGCGGCATCGCAAGGTGCTCGAGACCGTATCGGACGCGATCGTGATCACCGATCTCGACGGTCGTATCACCTTCGCGAATCCGGCGTCTCACATGCTCTTCCGCCGGCCGAATCTCGAGAGTGAGGCGGTTTCGAACCTCACGCCGCCCGAGTGGATCGAGAGCGTGCAGCAGTTTGAGCAGCTGGCACGAAACGGCGAGGGTCAGCAATACGAGTGCGAAGTGCTGCGGGCTGATGGCGAGCGTCGATGGGTGCGCGTCAGCTCGGCGCCGTTGTTCGAACTGGGGCAGGTCACGGGCACGGTGGCCTGTCTGCACGACATCACCGATCGACGCGCCGAGTCGCGCGCTCGCGAGCGCTCCGAGTCGCTGAACATGCGACTCGTGGAAGCGGCAACCGATGCGATTTGCACCTGCGACGTGAACGGCCTCTTCACCTCGGTGAACGCGGGCTTCCTGAACGAAGCCGGCGTGCAGCGCGAAGAGGTGATCGGGCAGCACTTCGCCGCGATGGTGCACCCGGCCGACCGGCCGACCGCGCTGGCAATGGTGGCAGAGACGCTGGCCGGCCAGCGCCGGCGTTTGCAGATGCGCTTCATGAGCGTGAACGGTCCGCGGTTGGGATTGATCACCACTGCCCCGATTCACGAGAACGGAGAAGTTGTTGGCGCGCTCGGCATCATCCGCGACGTCACGAACGATGAGATCGCGCGCGAGACGAATGCGCAGCAAGCGCGGATGGCCGCGGTGGGGCAGTCGCTCAGTCGCGTGGCGAACGAACTGAACAACCCGCTGGCGAGCTTGCTGGCGGTGGCCGAGTTGCAAGCGACATCAGCCACGATGCTCCCTCGGGATCGTCGGGCGATCGAACAGATTTGCGAAGAGGCGCGCCGTGCCTCGCGGATTGTGTCGCAGCTGCTCGACACAACCGGCGAAGCGCCGCAGACCGCTGGCGAGCGCAAGCTCGTGGACGTGAACGCGCTCATCCGCCGCGCCATCGATCTGCATGGCTATGGACTGCGCGAGCATGGTATCGTCGTCGAGTTCAGCGCCGCGCAGGACCTGCCGGAGATTCTGGGCGATACGATCCAGTTGCAGCAGGTCGTGTCGAATCTGCTCGTGAACGCGGAAGAGGCGCTCAGTGGTCACGATGGTGAGCGTCGCATCCGCGTGCTCACGCGCGCAGGCGCAAAGGGCGTGGAAGTGCAGGTGAGTGATACCGGCCCGGGCATCACGTCGCACCATCTCTCGCGCATTTTCGAGCCGATGTTCACGACGCGCAGCGAGAAAGGCAATCGCGGCCTCGGCCTCACGATTTCGCATGCCATCGTACGCGATCACGGCGGCTCGCTCGAGGCGCAGTCGCGCGCTGGCGAAGGCGCGGCGTTCACGCTGTCGTTCCCGGTCGTGGCAGCGGTGGCGTCGCCGGCGACGACCGACGGTTCAACGACGGCTGCGCTGGAACCGTCGGCGACGCGCTCGCTGTTGTTGATCGAAGACGAGGTCACGCTGCGGAGCGCGATCAGCCGATTCCTGCGGAACACGGGCTACATGGTCGACGTGGCCGAGGGTGGCGCCGAGGCGCTCGATCTGCTGGCCGACCGTTCCTACGATCTGATTCTGCTGGATCTCCGCATGAAGGGGCTCACGGGAGAACAGGTCTACGAACTGATCGAATCGCGGGATATCGAGCAGGCGCGCCGCGTCGTGTTCATGACGGGCGACTTACACAGCGCGACCGCATCCCGCTTTATCCGCATGACGGGTCGACCGGTGCTGGCCAAGCCGTTCACGCTGCTCGAGCTCGAGACTCGCGTGGCCCAATTGATCCAGGAGTCGCGTTAG
- a CDS encoding C40 family peptidase: MGTALTLSTADRFTVRSAIAPLLGDARISASLTSQLLAGEVLQLVDGRGDWLHVRGADDYEGWTHVGYLMPFTGTEATWRISLGCVTLDAEGQRRALPLGARVAPGHEVAEGMAIDPATRATQFPRDRDAIVRSALTLFTGASYLWGGVTPWGVDCSGFVQRIFALHGVPLRRDAWQQAEDTVLVSDDVTAAHAPGDLLFFSDRDDKRITHVGIGTGNGGMIHSSLARGGIYAEGELTARLKEQGMGVRRAL, translated from the coding sequence TTGGGCACTGCACTGACGCTTTCCACTGCCGACCGATTCACCGTTCGCTCGGCCATCGCTCCACTCCTCGGCGATGCGCGGATTTCCGCGTCCCTCACCTCGCAGTTGCTGGCCGGTGAAGTGCTGCAATTGGTGGATGGCCGCGGCGACTGGCTGCACGTGCGCGGCGCCGATGACTATGAAGGCTGGACCCACGTCGGCTATCTGATGCCGTTCACGGGCACCGAAGCCACGTGGCGCATCTCGCTGGGCTGCGTGACGCTCGACGCCGAGGGACAGCGCCGCGCCCTGCCGCTCGGTGCCCGCGTGGCGCCGGGACACGAGGTGGCCGAAGGCATGGCGATCGACCCAGCAACCCGCGCCACACAGTTTCCGCGTGACCGCGACGCCATCGTGCGCAGTGCGCTCACGCTCTTCACCGGTGCCAGCTACCTGTGGGGAGGCGTCACGCCGTGGGGTGTGGACTGCTCCGGCTTCGTGCAGCGGATCTTCGCCCTGCACGGAGTGCCACTCCGGCGCGATGCATGGCAGCAGGCGGAGGACACAGTCCTCGTGAGCGACGACGTGACCGCAGCGCATGCGCCGGGAGACCTGCTGTTCTTCTCCGACCGCGACGACAAGCGCATCACGCACGTCGGCATCGGCACGGGCAACGGCGGCATGATCCACAGCTCGCTCGCACGCGGAGGGATCTACGCGGAGGGCGAACTCACGGCAAGGCTGAAGGAACAAGGCATGGGCGTACGGCGAGCGTTGTGA
- a CDS encoding P1 family peptidase, with protein sequence MTPWEQLGLAIGHATDHEGATGCSVIRGIDTPFRCSAALLGRASGTRELATCDPDHLVDRTDAILLTGGSAYGLDAAAGVMRWMEERGRGFPVGGGVVPIVPTAVIFDLAPLGRFDARPTAAMAYAACDAASATSIAEGCVGAGTGALVGKAVGPAAAMKGGVGLGVAEGGGVLAAAFAVVNAFGDVRDEQGRIIAGARDSHGGFLDAVRLLRGQDAPAEFALMASVRRNTTLVFVAVSTPLSKAQLSQLARASTAAMHHRITPCGTSFDGDVLFAASPLDALPGFAGADDVPLARIEAVAGAAVERAIERGVVTAHGRDGIPGVADLRA encoded by the coding sequence ATGACCCCCTGGGAGCAGCTCGGCCTGGCGATCGGGCACGCCACCGATCATGAAGGCGCCACCGGATGCAGTGTGATCCGTGGTATCGATACCCCGTTCCGTTGCAGCGCTGCGCTGCTGGGACGCGCGAGCGGCACGCGCGAACTCGCGACCTGCGACCCCGACCATCTGGTCGATCGCACCGACGCCATTTTGTTGACCGGTGGTTCGGCCTATGGGCTCGATGCCGCGGCCGGTGTCATGCGCTGGATGGAAGAGCGGGGACGCGGCTTCCCGGTAGGTGGTGGCGTCGTCCCCATCGTCCCCACCGCCGTCATCTTCGATCTGGCGCCACTGGGCCGGTTCGACGCGCGCCCCACGGCGGCCATGGCGTACGCGGCCTGCGACGCGGCCTCGGCCACGTCGATTGCCGAAGGCTGTGTTGGTGCCGGCACCGGCGCGCTGGTGGGGAAGGCGGTCGGGCCTGCCGCCGCTATGAAAGGTGGCGTTGGCCTCGGGGTGGCTGAAGGCGGCGGGGTGCTGGCCGCGGCCTTCGCGGTGGTGAATGCTTTCGGCGACGTACGCGACGAACAGGGCCGAATCATTGCCGGGGCGCGCGACAGCCACGGCGGATTTCTCGACGCCGTACGTCTGTTGCGTGGACAGGATGCACCGGCCGAGTTCGCGCTGATGGCGTCGGTGCGTCGTAACACGACGCTGGTGTTCGTGGCGGTGAGCACGCCGCTGAGCAAAGCGCAGCTGTCGCAACTGGCCCGCGCCTCGACGGCGGCGATGCATCATCGCATCACGCCGTGCGGCACATCATTCGACGGCGACGTGCTGTTCGCCGCGTCACCATTGGACGCGCTGCCCGGCTTCGCCGGTGCCGATGACGTACCGCTGGCGCGCATTGAAGCCGTGGCTGGTGCTGCCGTCGAGCGCGCCATCGAACGTGGTGTCGTCACGGCGCATGGTCGCGACGGTATCCCCGGCGTGGCCGATCTTCGTGCATAG